A stretch of the Ananas comosus cultivar F153 linkage group 14, ASM154086v1, whole genome shotgun sequence genome encodes the following:
- the LOC109720330 gene encoding digalactosyldiacylglycerol synthase 1, chloroplastic-like isoform X2, whose amino-acid sequence MINLGMDTRPSAASSGTAEKAFSFFSKGWRDVRDSADADLRLMRARADSLKNLADRELENFLHSASAFSAPARPAAEGSIVELEFVKRIQPKLSEIRRAYSSPDFSRKVLERWSPKSTIRVDLSAIKKAIVAEVDEVGGALDLGKERFRGQRKVLWKDREREEEEEGKEWEPIRMLKTGLKEFERKSQPNEIFGNFKSNEFVEKIKMSLKSMCKEPEQSKEVPPLDIPELLAYLVKQSGPLFDQFGIKRDICDKIVEALCSKHKDHLLYNPVSQNGTSLCGNETISDELDLRIASVLQSTGHHCDEGGLWSNAVKHDRTDHKRHVAIFTTASLPWMTGTAVNPLFRAAYLAKSAKQDVTLVVPWLCKSDQQLVYPNNMAFSSPGEQEAYIRNWLEERIGFKADFKISFYPGKFSKERRSIIPAGDTSQFISSKEADIAILEEPEHLNWYHHGKRWTDKFDHVVGVVHTNYLEYIKREKNGAIQAFFVKHINNLVARAYCHKVLRLSAATQDLPKSVICNVHGVNPRFLEVGVRMAAERERGQHAFSKGAYFLGKMVWAKGYRELIDLLAKHKSDLEGFKLDVFGNGEDSYEVQSAAKKLDLNLNFLRGRDHADDSLHGYKVFINPSVSDVLCTATAEALAMGKFVICADHPSNDFFRDFPNCLTYKTSEDFVARVKEAMASEPQPLTPEERYNLSWEAATQRFMEYSELNKVLSNESNEHGESSKTISKMKKSVSLPNLNDMVDGGLAFAHYCLTGNEILRLSTGAIPGTRDYDKQHCRDLHLLPPQVQNPVYGW is encoded by the exons ATGATCAACCTCGGCATGGACACGAGGCCCTCGGCGGCGAGCTCCGGCACGGCGGAGAAggccttctccttcttctccaaggGGTGGCGCGACGTCCGCGACTCCGCCGACGCCGACCTCCGCCTGATGCGGGCCCGCGCCGACTCCTTGAAGAACCTCGCCGACCGCGAGCTCGAGAACTTCCTCCACTCGGCGTCGGCGTTCTCGGCCCCGGCGCGCCCCGCGGCGGAGGGGTCGATCGTCGAGCTCGAGTTCGTGAAGCGGATCCAGCCGAAGCTCTCCGAAATACGGCGCGCGTACTCGTCGCCGGATTTCAGCCGGAAGGTGCTCGAGAGGTGGAGCCCCAAATCGACGATACGGGTCGATCTCTCGGCCATAAAGAAAGCGATTGTGGCGGAGGTGGATGAGGTGGGAGGCGCGCTGGATTTGGGGAAGGAAAGGTTTCGGGGGCAGAGGAAGGTTCTGTGGAAGGATCGAGAgcgggaggaggaagaggagggcaAGGAGTGGGAGCCGATCCGTATGTTAAAGACTGGGTTAAAGGAGTTCGAGAGGAAGAGCCAGCCGAATGAGATCTTTGGGAATTTCAAGAGCAACGAATTTGttgagaaaattaaaatgagCTTG AAGTCAATGTGCAAAGAGCCTGAACAATCCAAG GAAGTTCCGCCTTTGGATATACCTGAGCTTTTGGCATATCTTGTTAAACAATCTGGACCATTGTTTGATCAGTTTGGCATCAAAAGAG ACATTTGCGACAAAATAGTGGAGGCCCTATGCAGTAAACACAAAGACCACCTTCTATATAATCCTGTTAGTCAAAATGGAACATCCTTATGTGGAAATGAGACTATAAGCGACGAACTTGACCTACGAATAGCTAGTGTGCTGCAAAGTACTGGCCATCACTGTGATGAGGGAGGGCTTTGGAGTAATGCTGTAAAGCATGATAGGACAGATCATAAGCGCCATGTTGCAATTTTTACAACTGCTAGTCTTCCCTGGATGACTGGAACTGCTGTAAATCCACTTTTTCGAGCTGCATATTTGGCTAAATCAGCTAAGCAGGACGTAACGTTGGTGGTCCCTTGGCTTTGTAAGTCAGACCAACAACTGGTTTATCCCAACAACATGGCTTTCAGCTCTCCAGGGGAGCAGGAGGCCTATATACGGAATTGGCTGGAGGAAAGAATCGGCTTTAAGGCAGATTTCAAGATCTCTTTTTATCCTGGAAAG TTCTCAAAAGAACGGCGAAGCATTATTCCTGCTGGTGACACTTCACAGTTCATCTCCTCGAAGGAAGCTGACATTGCCATATTGGAGGAACCAGAGCACCTAAACTGGTACCACCATGGAAAGCGGTGGACCGACAAGTTTGATCACGTGGTAGGTGTTGTTCATACGAATTACTTGGAGTACATCAAGCGGGAGAAGAATGGTGCTATACAAGCTTTTTTTGTCAAACATATCAACAATTTGGTCGCCCGTGCATACTGCCATAAG GTATTGCGTCTTTCTGCAGCAACTCAGGATCTACCGAAGTCCGTCATTTGCAATGTGCATGGTGTGAATCCCAGATTTCTTGAGGTTGGAGTGAGAATGGCAGCTGAAAGGGAGCGAGGGCAACATGCATTCTCCAAAGGGGCATACTTCCTGGGGAAGATGGTGTGGGCCAAAGGTTACAGAGAACTGATAGATTTGTTAGCTAAACACAAGAGTGACTTGGAAGGCTTCAAGTTGGATGTCTTTGGAAACGGTGAGGATTCATATGAAGTTCAATCAGCAGCTAAGAAGTTGGACCTTAATCTTAACTTCCTAAGAGGAAGGGACCATGCAGATGATTCACTTCATGG GTACAAGGTTTTCATCAATCCAAGTGTTAGCGATGTCCTATGCACTGCAACAGCAGAGGCTCTTGCAATGGGGAAGTTCGTTATCTGTGCCGACCACCCGTCAAATGATTTCTTCCGGGATTTCCCGAACTGCTTGACGTACAAAACATCGGAAGATTTTGTTGCCAGAGTTAAAGAGGCGATGGCCAGTGAGCCTCAACCCCTCACCCCTGAGGAGAGATATAACTTATCATGGGAGGCTGCAACCCAAAGATTCATGGAGTATTCGGAACTCAACAAGGTTTTGAGTAATGAGAGCAATGAGCATGGAGAAAGTAGTAAAACAATCAGTAAGATGAAAAAGTCGGTTTCCTTGCCAAATTTGAATGATATGGTGGATGGAGGGTTGGCATTTGCTCATTACTGTCTAACAGGCAATGAAATTCTAAGGTTGTCTACAGGAGCAATACCCGGTACACGTGATTATGATAAGCAACATTGTAGGGATTTGCACCTCTTGCCTCCTCAGGTACAGAATCCTGTGTATGGCTGGTAA
- the LOC109720330 gene encoding digalactosyldiacylglycerol synthase 1, chloroplastic-like isoform X1 — translation MINLGMDTRPSAASSGTAEKAFSFFSKGWRDVRDSADADLRLMRARADSLKNLADRELENFLHSASAFSAPARPAAEGSIVELEFVKRIQPKLSEIRRAYSSPDFSRKVLERWSPKSTIRVDLSAIKKAIVAEVDEVGGALDLGKERFRGQRKVLWKDREREEEEEGKEWEPIRMLKTGLKEFERKSQPNEIFGNFKSNEFVEKIKMSLKSMCKEPEQSKEVPPLDIPELLAYLVKQSGPLFDQFGIKRETYLLGVDICDKIVEALCSKHKDHLLYNPVSQNGTSLCGNETISDELDLRIASVLQSTGHHCDEGGLWSNAVKHDRTDHKRHVAIFTTASLPWMTGTAVNPLFRAAYLAKSAKQDVTLVVPWLCKSDQQLVYPNNMAFSSPGEQEAYIRNWLEERIGFKADFKISFYPGKFSKERRSIIPAGDTSQFISSKEADIAILEEPEHLNWYHHGKRWTDKFDHVVGVVHTNYLEYIKREKNGAIQAFFVKHINNLVARAYCHKVLRLSAATQDLPKSVICNVHGVNPRFLEVGVRMAAERERGQHAFSKGAYFLGKMVWAKGYRELIDLLAKHKSDLEGFKLDVFGNGEDSYEVQSAAKKLDLNLNFLRGRDHADDSLHGYKVFINPSVSDVLCTATAEALAMGKFVICADHPSNDFFRDFPNCLTYKTSEDFVARVKEAMASEPQPLTPEERYNLSWEAATQRFMEYSELNKVLSNESNEHGESSKTISKMKKSVSLPNLNDMVDGGLAFAHYCLTGNEILRLSTGAIPGTRDYDKQHCRDLHLLPPQVQNPVYGW, via the exons ATGATCAACCTCGGCATGGACACGAGGCCCTCGGCGGCGAGCTCCGGCACGGCGGAGAAggccttctccttcttctccaaggGGTGGCGCGACGTCCGCGACTCCGCCGACGCCGACCTCCGCCTGATGCGGGCCCGCGCCGACTCCTTGAAGAACCTCGCCGACCGCGAGCTCGAGAACTTCCTCCACTCGGCGTCGGCGTTCTCGGCCCCGGCGCGCCCCGCGGCGGAGGGGTCGATCGTCGAGCTCGAGTTCGTGAAGCGGATCCAGCCGAAGCTCTCCGAAATACGGCGCGCGTACTCGTCGCCGGATTTCAGCCGGAAGGTGCTCGAGAGGTGGAGCCCCAAATCGACGATACGGGTCGATCTCTCGGCCATAAAGAAAGCGATTGTGGCGGAGGTGGATGAGGTGGGAGGCGCGCTGGATTTGGGGAAGGAAAGGTTTCGGGGGCAGAGGAAGGTTCTGTGGAAGGATCGAGAgcgggaggaggaagaggagggcaAGGAGTGGGAGCCGATCCGTATGTTAAAGACTGGGTTAAAGGAGTTCGAGAGGAAGAGCCAGCCGAATGAGATCTTTGGGAATTTCAAGAGCAACGAATTTGttgagaaaattaaaatgagCTTG AAGTCAATGTGCAAAGAGCCTGAACAATCCAAG GAAGTTCCGCCTTTGGATATACCTGAGCTTTTGGCATATCTTGTTAAACAATCTGGACCATTGTTTGATCAGTTTGGCATCAAAAGAG AAACATATCTTCTGGGTGTAGACATTTGCGACAAAATAGTGGAGGCCCTATGCAGTAAACACAAAGACCACCTTCTATATAATCCTGTTAGTCAAAATGGAACATCCTTATGTGGAAATGAGACTATAAGCGACGAACTTGACCTACGAATAGCTAGTGTGCTGCAAAGTACTGGCCATCACTGTGATGAGGGAGGGCTTTGGAGTAATGCTGTAAAGCATGATAGGACAGATCATAAGCGCCATGTTGCAATTTTTACAACTGCTAGTCTTCCCTGGATGACTGGAACTGCTGTAAATCCACTTTTTCGAGCTGCATATTTGGCTAAATCAGCTAAGCAGGACGTAACGTTGGTGGTCCCTTGGCTTTGTAAGTCAGACCAACAACTGGTTTATCCCAACAACATGGCTTTCAGCTCTCCAGGGGAGCAGGAGGCCTATATACGGAATTGGCTGGAGGAAAGAATCGGCTTTAAGGCAGATTTCAAGATCTCTTTTTATCCTGGAAAG TTCTCAAAAGAACGGCGAAGCATTATTCCTGCTGGTGACACTTCACAGTTCATCTCCTCGAAGGAAGCTGACATTGCCATATTGGAGGAACCAGAGCACCTAAACTGGTACCACCATGGAAAGCGGTGGACCGACAAGTTTGATCACGTGGTAGGTGTTGTTCATACGAATTACTTGGAGTACATCAAGCGGGAGAAGAATGGTGCTATACAAGCTTTTTTTGTCAAACATATCAACAATTTGGTCGCCCGTGCATACTGCCATAAG GTATTGCGTCTTTCTGCAGCAACTCAGGATCTACCGAAGTCCGTCATTTGCAATGTGCATGGTGTGAATCCCAGATTTCTTGAGGTTGGAGTGAGAATGGCAGCTGAAAGGGAGCGAGGGCAACATGCATTCTCCAAAGGGGCATACTTCCTGGGGAAGATGGTGTGGGCCAAAGGTTACAGAGAACTGATAGATTTGTTAGCTAAACACAAGAGTGACTTGGAAGGCTTCAAGTTGGATGTCTTTGGAAACGGTGAGGATTCATATGAAGTTCAATCAGCAGCTAAGAAGTTGGACCTTAATCTTAACTTCCTAAGAGGAAGGGACCATGCAGATGATTCACTTCATGG GTACAAGGTTTTCATCAATCCAAGTGTTAGCGATGTCCTATGCACTGCAACAGCAGAGGCTCTTGCAATGGGGAAGTTCGTTATCTGTGCCGACCACCCGTCAAATGATTTCTTCCGGGATTTCCCGAACTGCTTGACGTACAAAACATCGGAAGATTTTGTTGCCAGAGTTAAAGAGGCGATGGCCAGTGAGCCTCAACCCCTCACCCCTGAGGAGAGATATAACTTATCATGGGAGGCTGCAACCCAAAGATTCATGGAGTATTCGGAACTCAACAAGGTTTTGAGTAATGAGAGCAATGAGCATGGAGAAAGTAGTAAAACAATCAGTAAGATGAAAAAGTCGGTTTCCTTGCCAAATTTGAATGATATGGTGGATGGAGGGTTGGCATTTGCTCATTACTGTCTAACAGGCAATGAAATTCTAAGGTTGTCTACAGGAGCAATACCCGGTACACGTGATTATGATAAGCAACATTGTAGGGATTTGCACCTCTTGCCTCCTCAGGTACAGAATCCTGTGTATGGCTGGTAA